A genomic stretch from Algoriphagus halophilus includes:
- the ligA gene encoding NAD-dependent DNA ligase LigA: MNHQEAAAKIAQLTQEINHHNNLYYQESNPEISDYEFDLLLEELIKLETEFPDLLDPDSPSQRVGGTITKEFQTVEHETRMLSLGNTYSVEELIAFDERVIKGLGHSDFEYFCEMKFDGVAISLVYENGRLLRAVTRGDGYRGDDVTANVRTIRNIPLEVKGENIPAKFEVRGEIFLPLREFQKINDARDEAGEALLANPRNAASGTLKMQDSSVVAKRRLNCYFYQLLGDDLSVNTHSEAIALLEQWGFNVSQTYRKVANIQEVVQYINDWKEKRFSLPVDTDGVVLKVNNYDQREELGFTAKNPRWAIAYKYKAESAESELLSITYQVGRTGAITPVANLSPVRLAGTTVKRASLHNANEIERLDLHEGDFVYVEKGGEIIPKITAVNVDRRKSGSNPISYITHCPECGTALERKEGEAKHYCPNAATCPPQVLGRIEHFVHKRAMDIDSMGTERIRALIDQDFISNPADIYELEQKKQDLLGLEMSHDQYETEGDGLLYITVEKALFALTEQISFKQIHDFLLEKAELPLLETLRSFQEQIRLWKKKVPANVGMVEYLINHLKDRNLPKLEDYVPVAVVLEILLGRRVDFETILSASKLEGTVHGILLKLNLDLSPEVHDRIKKLKANTFQDGVISNMMEGISASKNQPFEKVLFALGIRNIGENTAQLLARHFGSIEKLEAATTEQLLEINGVGETLVHSIHDFFAQPKNQEIIARLKAFGLKFEIEHHEDRQLGDALAGKRILASGKLVHFKRDEIKDTVIAHGGQYISSVSKNLDFIIEGADMGPSKKEKAEKLGIPMISEEEFLKMIQE, translated from the coding sequence ATGAACCACCAAGAAGCAGCAGCAAAAATTGCTCAACTCACCCAAGAGATCAATCACCATAACAATCTATATTACCAGGAAAGCAATCCTGAAATCTCTGATTATGAGTTCGATCTATTATTGGAAGAGCTGATCAAATTGGAAACCGAGTTCCCTGACTTGTTAGATCCTGACAGCCCCAGCCAGCGAGTGGGCGGTACGATTACCAAGGAGTTCCAAACGGTAGAACACGAAACCCGCATGCTTTCCTTGGGGAATACTTATTCTGTAGAAGAATTAATTGCTTTTGACGAACGTGTCATCAAAGGTCTGGGGCATTCTGATTTTGAGTACTTCTGTGAAATGAAATTTGATGGAGTAGCCATCAGCCTGGTGTATGAAAACGGACGCTTGCTTAGGGCAGTTACCCGAGGAGATGGATATCGTGGAGATGATGTCACTGCAAATGTTCGGACGATCAGAAATATTCCTCTCGAGGTGAAAGGAGAAAATATCCCTGCAAAATTTGAGGTCAGAGGAGAGATATTCCTACCCTTGAGAGAATTCCAAAAAATTAATGATGCTCGTGATGAAGCCGGGGAAGCCTTGTTGGCAAACCCCAGAAATGCAGCTTCCGGAACCCTGAAAATGCAGGATTCTTCCGTGGTGGCAAAAAGAAGATTAAACTGTTATTTCTACCAATTGCTCGGAGATGATTTGAGTGTCAACACTCATTCAGAAGCTATTGCACTCCTAGAACAATGGGGATTCAACGTGTCCCAGACCTATAGAAAAGTAGCAAATATCCAGGAGGTAGTCCAATACATTAATGACTGGAAAGAAAAGCGTTTTTCCCTTCCTGTGGACACGGATGGGGTGGTTTTAAAAGTCAATAATTATGATCAGCGAGAGGAATTGGGCTTTACGGCTAAAAACCCCCGTTGGGCAATTGCCTATAAATACAAAGCAGAGAGTGCTGAATCGGAGCTTCTATCCATCACCTACCAGGTAGGAAGAACTGGAGCCATCACGCCTGTAGCCAACCTATCTCCAGTAAGATTGGCTGGAACAACCGTGAAACGGGCTTCCTTACATAATGCCAATGAAATTGAACGCCTGGATTTACATGAGGGAGATTTTGTTTACGTAGAAAAAGGCGGGGAAATCATTCCCAAGATCACTGCAGTCAATGTTGATCGAAGGAAATCAGGATCTAACCCCATTTCTTACATCACCCATTGTCCCGAATGTGGAACAGCCTTGGAGAGAAAAGAGGGCGAAGCAAAACATTATTGTCCCAATGCAGCAACCTGTCCACCTCAGGTTTTAGGAAGAATAGAGCATTTTGTACATAAACGTGCCATGGATATTGATTCTATGGGAACTGAGAGAATCCGCGCGTTGATCGATCAGGATTTCATCTCCAATCCGGCAGATATATACGAGTTGGAGCAGAAAAAACAGGACCTTCTGGGACTTGAAATGTCCCATGACCAATACGAAACGGAGGGAGATGGTTTATTGTATATCACGGTGGAAAAAGCTCTTTTTGCTTTGACAGAACAAATCTCTTTCAAACAGATTCATGACTTTTTATTGGAAAAAGCAGAGCTGCCACTACTGGAAACCTTGAGGTCATTTCAGGAACAAATTAGGCTTTGGAAAAAGAAAGTTCCAGCTAACGTGGGAATGGTGGAGTACCTGATCAACCATTTGAAAGATCGAAACTTACCTAAGCTGGAAGATTATGTGCCAGTAGCAGTGGTGCTAGAGATTTTACTGGGAAGAAGAGTGGATTTTGAAACCATTTTATCTGCCTCTAAATTGGAAGGGACCGTCCATGGGATTTTACTGAAACTGAATTTAGACCTCTCCCCCGAAGTCCATGATCGAATTAAAAAATTGAAAGCAAATACTTTTCAGGACGGAGTGATTTCGAATATGATGGAGGGGATTTCGGCTTCGAAAAACCAACCATTTGAAAAGGTATTGTTTGCTTTGGGAATTCGAAATATTGGAGAGAATACTGCTCAATTATTGGCAAGACATTTTGGGTCCATTGAAAAATTAGAAGCTGCCACTACGGAGCAACTTTTAGAGATCAATGGTGTAGGAGAAACATTGGTACATAGCATCCATGATTTCTTTGCTCAGCCCAAAAACCAAGAAATCATTGCCCGATTAAAAGCCTTTGGGTTAAAATTTGAAATTGAGCATCATGAAGACCGCCAACTAGGGGATGCATTAGCAGGTAAGCGGATTTTGGCCAGTGGGAAACTTGTCCATTTCAAAAGAGATGAAATCAAAGATACCGTCATCGCTCATGGAGGCCAATACATTTCATCCGTTTCCAAAAATCTGGACTTTATCATAGAAGGTGCAGATATGGGGCCTAGTAAGAAGGAAAAAGCTGAAAAACTGGGTATCCCTATGATTTCAGAGGAAGAATTCCTTAAAATGATACAAGAATAA